One Setaria viridis chromosome 5, Setaria_viridis_v4.0, whole genome shotgun sequence genomic region harbors:
- the LOC117857528 gene encoding probable NADPH:quinone oxidoreductase 2 yields the protein MEASTAEAAPAKTVLRVAAISGSLRRASANTGLIRAAAEICKESIPGMQVDHVDISELPLLNTDLEVDGGFPPAVEAFRANIRAADCFLFASPEYNYSISGPLKNALDWGSRPPNCWGDRAAAILSASGGSGGSRSQYHIRQVGVFLDIHFINKPEIFTRAHMPPKKFDDDGNLIDPETKEHLRKMLLSLQALALRLQGKPASSEQGNGESMLPFMS from the exons ATGGAAGCCTCGACGgcagaggcggcgccggcgaagacCGTGCTGAGGGTGGCGGCGATCTCCGGCTCGCTCCGCAGGGCGTCGGCCAACACTGGCCTCATCCGCGCCG CCGCGGAGATTTGCAAGGAGTCCATCCCGGGGATGCAGGTCGACCACGTCGACATCTCCGAGCTGCCGCTGCTCAACACCGACCTCGAGGTCGACGGCGGCTTCCCGCCGGCCGTCGAGGCGTTCCGCGCCAACATCCGCGCCGCCGACTGCTTCctcttcgcctcgcccgagtacAACTACTCCATTTCAG GCCCTCTGAAGAACGCGCTGGACTGGGGGTCGCGGCCGCCGAACTGCTGGGGAGACCGAGCGGCGGCGATCCTGAGCGCGTCGGGCGGGTCCGGCGGCAGTCGGTCGCAGTACCACATCCGGCAGGTCGGGGTGTTTCTCGACATCCATTTCATCAACAAGCCAGAGATCTTCACCAGAGCACACATGCCCCCGAAGAagttcgacgacgacggcaaccTGATCGATCCGGAGACCAAGGAGCACCTTAGGAAGATGCTCCTGTCGCTGCAAGCTTTAGCGCTGAGGCTCCAGGGGAAGCCTGCAAGCTCTGAACAGGGGAATGGGGAATCGATGCTTCCATTTATGTCTTGA
- the LOC117857527 gene encoding uncharacterized protein, whose amino-acid sequence MAAAAAAAAALSSSEGIVGVPAALPLDKAAAASASGSGGDRVVDCGVCAICLDKIALQETALVKGCDHAYCVTCILRWASYKQTPLCPQCKHPFEFLSVHRSLDGCLHDYLFEESVCLLLRAAWFEPLIVEPHEEALEEDEFYHQYQYDDDEDDLDEETYYMSRSPSFRIGNRRWGDNGYIRGGRREARPVNNDAAAGPSRTPKKKEKAASTSGSGSGSVSKDVAGRRAKRAQKREAADKAAAEKHLKHLQRLGLAKAPAPEVPAEAGPQVNE is encoded by the exons atggccgccgccgccgctgccgctgccgccttgTCCTCCTCCGAGGGAATCGTCGGCGTGCCAGCAGCCCTCCCCCTCGACAAG gcggcggcggcttcggccTCTGGTAGCGGTGGCGACCGGGTGGTGGATTGCGGGGTGTGCGCGATTTGCCTCGATAAGATCGCGCTCCAGGAGACGGCCCTCGTCAAGGGATGCGACCACGCCTACTG CGTAACATGCATTTTGAGGTGGGCATCCTACAAGCAGACCCCTCTATGCCCACAGTGCAAGCACCCATTTGAATTCCTCAGCGTGCACCGTTCTCTTGATGGCTG ccTACATGACTACCTGTTTGAGGAGAGCGTTTGCCTTCTCCTGAGGGCCGCTTGGTTTGAACCTCTGATCGTAGAGCCTCATGAAGAGGCTCTTGAAGAAGACGAGTTTTACCACCAGTACCAATATGATGACGATGAAGATGATCTTGACGAGGAAACTTATTACATGAGCAGGTCCCCGAGCTTTCGTATTGGTAACAGGAGATGGGGTGACAATGGGTACATCCGAGGAGGCAGGAGAGAGGCGAGGCCAGTGAATAATGATGCGGCAGCTGGTCCATCCAGGACCccaaagaagaaggaaaaggcaGCATCGACGTCAGGGTCAGGGTCTGGGTCAGTATCCAAGGATGTCGCTGGAAGGCGGGCGAAAAGGGCTCAGAAGCGAGAAGCTGCAGACAAGGCAGCTGCAGAGAAGCACCTGAAGCACCTGCAGAGGTTGGGACTCGCAAAAGCACCTGCACCTGAAGTGCCCGCAGAGGCTGGGCCTCAGGTGAACGAGTGA
- the LOC117857526 gene encoding disease resistance protein Pik-2 translates to MSCGKYQHGIILASVLPENTFDSIIITTTRNELVANACCSRYHPGHFVHKVASLKDLDSRTLFFGRIFGSEDNLPHVLEEVSMKILKKCAGLPLAIVCISSFLAATSPDAKKWDKAYNSLGSEIESNDGLRRLRQALKVGYDDLPQHLKVCRLYLSAFPENCKIERDRLTCRWIAEGFVDEKPGKTVQEVAEDYFSELIEQSMILAVDFDCFGETHACRIHDMIFELISMESFEENFVTLIGNRRGTSTQRPYVRRLSLNCGNATDGLDCSSLNMPHARSLAVNGNIDNLDSVPLCRFLRMLDFECCHGVNSRHLKDIGQLFLLKYLSFKSTWISELPAQIGELKCLETLDLTQTYVRELPVEVTRLQRLVYLLAGGAELPKGIGNMRSLQLLCIRVAGKRSREAVEELLWLTNLRKLEMSYVGVHPRGRKSKGGSLDTLPKIISKLGKCKLRFLHLNLLGYYIGLYLQIQLLTSAPDHLQSLRIRGDHGFQSVPVWIRSLNHLTDLELTVRMVGAQDLKIFAGLPRLVRFRLTIKEPSTEGIIIPGSSLPCLKELFISCRIMPVSFSQGVMPKLENFELQFRAYQEDLKFIRHTIDHLQSIKEFQFTIAVHRGLSDRQVEHLKESFKSAVFV, encoded by the coding sequence ATGAGTTGTGGGAAATATCAGCATGGAATAATATTAGCAAGTGTTCTCCCTGAGAACACTTTTGATAGCATCATTATCACAACTACTAGAAATGAGCTTGTTGCCAATGCATGCTGCTCAAGGTATCATCCTGGTCACTTCGTGCATAAAGTAGCATCTCTGAAGGACCTTGACTCAAGGACATTGTTTTTTGGTCGAATTTTCGGTTCTGAAGACAACCTCCCTCATGTTTTGGAAGAAGTGTCCATGAAAATTCTGAAAAAGTGTGCTGGTTTGCCACTAGCCATAGTCTGCATATCGAGCTTTTTGGCTGCTACATCGCCAGATGCAAAAAAGTGGGACAAAGCTTACAACTCTTTAGGGTCTGAGATTGAAAGCAATGATGGTCTCCGTAGATTGAGGCAAGCTCTAAAGGTTGGTTATGATGATCTTCCTCAACATCTCAAGGTCTGCCGTCTGTATCTCAGTGCATTTCCTGAGAATTGCAAAATCGAAAGGGATCGGTTGACATGTCGATGGATAGCAGAAGGATTTGTAGATGAAAAGCCCGGTAAGACCGTGCAGGAAGTAGCCGAAGACTACTTTAGTGAACTAATTGAACAGAGCATGATCCTGGCAGTTGATTTTGATTGTTTTGGTGAAACTcatgcatgcagaattcatGATATGATATTTGAATTGATCTCAATGGAGTCATTTGAAGAGAACTTTGTTACACTCATAGGTAATCGCCGTGGTACATCCACACAACGACCTTATGTCCGTCGGCTATCTCTGAACTGTGGCAACGCAACAGATGGCTTAGACTGTTCAAGTTTGAATATGCCTCATGCTCGATCATTGGCAGTTAATGGGAACATTGACAACCTTGATTCTGTTCCTCTGTGCAGATTCCTGAGGATGTTGGATTTTGAATGCTGTCACGGCGTAAACAGTAGACACCTGAAGGACATTGGTCAATTGTTCCTGCTGAAATACTTGAGTTTTAAGAGCACATGGATCAGCGAACTGCCGGCACAAATTGGTGAACTAAAATGTCTGGAGACCCTGGACTTGACGCAAACGTACGTACGAGAGCTACCAGTGGAAGTTACTCGGCTGCAGAGGCTGGTATATTTGCTTGCTGGTGGAGCAGAGCTTCCTAAAGGTATTGGAAACATGAGGTCTCTACAACTACTATGCATTAGGGTTGCTGGTAAGAGGTCTAGGGAAGCTGTGGAGGAGTTACTTTGGTTAACCAATTTGAGAAAACTCGAGATGTCCTACGTAGGCGTACACCCGAGAGGAAGAAAGTCTAAAGGTGGGAGTCTGGATACTTTGCCTAAGATAATCAGCAAACTCGGCAAGTGCAAGCTCCGATTTCTGCATTTAAATTTATTGGGTTATTATATCGGTTTATACCTACAAATCCAGCTCTTAACTTCAGCACCTGATCATCTTCAAAGTCTGCGAATAAGAGGTGACCATGGTTTTCAGAGTGTGCCAGTGTGGATTAGATCACTCAATCATCTCACTGATCTGGAATTAACTGTCAGAATGGTGGGCGCACAAGACCTAAAAATATTTGCAGGACTGCCTAGGCTTGTCCGATTTCGACTCACCATAAAAGAACCATCTACAGAAGGTATCATCATTCCGGGATCCAGCCTTCCCTGTCTCAAGGAGCTATTTATCAGTTGTAGGATCATGCCAGTGTCCTTCAGTCAAGGTGTCATGCCTAAGCTTGAGAATTTTGAGTTACAGTTCCGTGCTTACCAAGAAGATTTAAAGTTTATTCGCCATACTATAGATCATCTCCAATCTATTAAGGAATTCCAGTTCACAATAGCAGTTCACAGGGGTCTCAGTGATCGTCAAGTTGAACACTTAAAGGAGTCCTTCAAGAGTGCTGTTTTCGTGTAG
- the LOC117857723 gene encoding protein LATERAL ROOT PRIMORDIUM 1 — protein sequence MRQAAALNYGMADVGMVVVAPAASFHHTHHHHHHHEAAAAAAAAAGDPIFPLLSGGPCVLDPDAAKSGSGAPPGSAAIQFWQPQPQSPSSAAAANPNPSASPFAYLKKPLPMLDTGAGSSGSGATTCQDCGNQAKKDCGHNRCRTCCKSRGFDCSTHVKSTWVPAARRRERQHLAASGSASSSPATASAAAVASASASKKPRLLSSQTTTSHTSTSNATTPRSFDTTSSHQDASFRDSLPRQVRAPAVFKCVRVTSIEDGEDEYAYQAMVTINGHLFKGFLYDQGPDDGRHAATSNEDSTAGVPNISELHLGAASASGAGGTGGVREGGASMGPTELYGGGGQHHILGGSSYGNTMN from the exons ATgcgacaggcggcggcgctgaacTACGGGATGGCCGACGTGGGGATGGTCGTCGTCGCGCCCGCCGCGTCCTTCCACCAcacgcaccaccaccaccaccaccacgaggccgcggcggcggcggcggcggccgcgggagaCCCCATCTTCCCGCTGCTCTCCGGGGGCCCCTGCGTGCTTGATCCGGACGCGGCCAAGTCGGGCTCGGGGGCCCCGCCCGGCAGCGCCGCCATCCAGTTCtggcagccgcagccgcagtcGCCGTCCTCGGCAGCGGCcgctaaccctaaccctagcgcCAGCCCCTTCGCCTACCTCAAGAAGCCCCTCCCGATGCTGGACACCGGCGccggctcctccggctccggcgccacCACGTGCCAGGACTGCGGCAACCAAGCGAAGAAGGACTGCGGCCACAACCGGTGCCGCACCTGCTGCAAGAGCCGCGGCTTCGACTGCTCCACCCACGTCAAGAGCACCTGGGTCCCCGCCGCCCGACGACGTGAGCGccagcacctcgccgcctccggctccgcctcctcctcgcccgcgaCCGCCTCTGCTGcggccgtcgcctccgcctccgcttccAAGAAGCCCCGCCTCCTCTCGTCGCAGACGACCACCTCCCACACATCAACCTCCAACGCCACCACGCCCCGAAGCTTCGACACCACCTCCAGCCACCAAG ACGCGTCGTTCAGGGACAGCCTCCCGCGGCAGGTGCGCGCGCCGGCGGTGTTCAAGTGCGTGCGCGTGACGTCCATCGAAGACGGCGAGGACGAGTACGCGTACCAGGCGATGGTCACCATCAACGGCCACCTCTTCAAGGGATTCCTCTACGACCAGGGCCCCGACGacggccgccacgccgccaccagcAACGAGGACTCCACTGCCGGGGTGCCCAACATCTCGGAGCTCCACCTTGGAGCGGCGTCTGCTTCCGGAGCCGGTGGCACCGGCGGCGTGAGGGAAGGCGGCGCCTCGATGGGGCCCACGGAGCTATACGGCGGAGGAGGACAGCATCACATTCTCGGCGGTTCAAGCTATGGTAACACCATGAACTGA